A stretch of Christensenellaceae bacterium DNA encodes these proteins:
- the mutS gene encoding DNA mismatch repair protein MutS: MAQLTPMMQQYLDLKEEYADCILMFRLGDFYEMFFDDAILVSKELELVLTGRDCGLPERAPMCGVPHHAVDAYMAKLVANGHKVAICDQLEDPRAAKGIVKRGITRVVTPGTVVETSMLQENENSYILSVFFGGQEIGLCYCDVSTGEFVVLQTEDDAALLNEMTRLNPQEIIVADSHAGRLLKLTEKSRFKHAFVNPYFDWAFEEQTAQKALLSHFRVKSLNGFGCVELNDAICAAGALMQYLKDTQKNTLLHITHIKTLKETSYMVLDPNTRRNLELTQTLMEGSKKGSLLWLLDQTKTAMGARLLKKFILQPLKTLDEINARLDAVSEIKDDLYLRNSLSDYLNGIYDLERIITRISYGTIDAKDCLSLKSSVAALPYLKGILAEASSPLLQDLYENLDDLADIHELLERAISEDAPVGIMDGNIIKRGYHKKIDELIEASVNGKNWLVELESKEREETGIKNLKIRYNKVFGYYIEVTKSYLSQVPYRYLRKQTLANCERYITEELKEMEDTILGAEEKRNALEYQVFLEIRDRLARDVARMQGCAQRIALLDVLQSLASVAYDNNYVRPQMTSDGSLYIKNGRHPVVESILKQEFVPNDAALDHKENNMLLITGPNMAGKSTYMRQVGLIVLMAHMGSFVPADEARLCLVDRVFTRVGASDDLASGQSTFMVEMNELANILNNATQNSLLILDEIGRGTSTTDGLSIAWASVEYILQKLHAKTLFATHYHELVELENMFDGIRNYSVAVKELGSDIIFLHKIVKGGTDRSFGIEVAKLAGLPQQVIQRAGVFLSQLQNYEMSIAGEEPEAAGKVSEDSPAASLPDSVQKIKEMNVDTLTPIEALNLVYKIRKELDHE, encoded by the coding sequence ATGGCACAGCTAACGCCAATGATGCAGCAATATCTGGATCTGAAAGAAGAATACGCGGATTGTATTCTTATGTTTCGTTTGGGCGATTTTTACGAGATGTTCTTTGACGACGCAATCCTTGTCTCCAAGGAATTGGAACTAGTGCTGACAGGACGGGACTGCGGCCTGCCTGAGCGGGCGCCGATGTGCGGCGTTCCGCACCATGCAGTGGATGCGTATATGGCAAAGCTTGTTGCCAACGGCCATAAGGTCGCCATCTGTGACCAGCTCGAAGATCCCAGGGCCGCCAAGGGAATCGTCAAACGCGGGATTACCCGTGTGGTGACGCCGGGAACTGTGGTCGAAACTTCCATGCTGCAGGAAAACGAAAACAGTTATATCTTGAGCGTATTTTTTGGCGGGCAGGAAATCGGCCTTTGCTACTGCGACGTATCCACAGGCGAATTTGTCGTTTTGCAAACGGAGGATGACGCCGCGCTTTTGAACGAGATGACGCGCCTGAATCCACAAGAGATCATCGTTGCCGATTCCCATGCGGGGAGGCTCTTAAAACTTACGGAAAAATCTCGATTTAAGCACGCTTTTGTCAATCCGTATTTTGACTGGGCTTTTGAGGAGCAAACCGCCCAAAAGGCGCTCCTCAGTCATTTCAGGGTCAAATCCTTAAACGGGTTCGGCTGCGTGGAATTAAACGACGCTATCTGCGCGGCAGGCGCGCTCATGCAATACTTAAAAGATACGCAGAAAAACACCCTGCTGCACATCACACATATCAAAACGCTCAAGGAAACGTCCTATATGGTGCTTGACCCGAATACGCGCCGCAACCTTGAACTGACGCAGACACTTATGGAGGGATCCAAAAAAGGTTCTCTGCTGTGGTTGCTTGACCAGACAAAAACGGCCATGGGAGCCCGTTTGCTCAAAAAATTTATTTTGCAGCCGTTGAAAACTCTGGATGAAATCAACGCGCGCCTGGACGCGGTATCTGAAATCAAAGATGATTTGTACCTGCGCAATTCGCTGTCCGACTATTTAAACGGTATTTATGATTTGGAGCGCATTATCACGAGGATTTCCTACGGTACGATCGACGCCAAGGATTGCCTTTCGCTGAAGTCTTCGGTTGCCGCCTTGCCGTATTTGAAAGGTATCCTGGCGGAAGCTTCAAGTCCTCTTCTTCAGGATTTGTATGAGAATCTGGACGACCTTGCCGATATTCACGAACTCCTTGAGCGGGCGATCAGCGAGGATGCTCCCGTGGGTATTATGGATGGAAACATCATAAAGCGCGGTTATCATAAAAAAATCGACGAGCTGATCGAAGCCTCGGTTAACGGCAAAAACTGGCTGGTGGAGTTGGAATCCAAAGAGCGCGAGGAGACGGGGATCAAAAACCTGAAAATCCGTTATAATAAAGTGTTCGGCTACTATATCGAGGTTACAAAGTCTTATCTTTCCCAGGTACCGTACCGCTATTTGCGCAAACAGACGCTTGCCAACTGCGAACGCTATATTACCGAAGAATTAAAGGAAATGGAGGATACCATTCTTGGTGCGGAGGAAAAGCGTAACGCGCTTGAATATCAGGTTTTCCTCGAAATACGGGACCGGCTGGCGCGGGATGTAGCACGTATGCAGGGATGTGCCCAGCGCATTGCTCTGCTGGATGTTCTGCAATCCCTGGCGTCCGTTGCCTATGATAATAATTACGTCCGTCCGCAAATGACAAGCGACGGTTCACTATACATCAAAAACGGACGGCATCCGGTGGTGGAAAGCATTCTGAAGCAGGAATTTGTGCCAAACGACGCGGCGCTCGACCACAAGGAAAACAATATGCTGCTCATTACCGGTCCCAATATGGCCGGAAAAAGCACATATATGCGCCAGGTTGGGCTTATTGTCCTGATGGCGCATATGGGAAGCTTTGTTCCTGCGGACGAGGCGCGGCTTTGCCTTGTGGACCGCGTATTTACACGCGTAGGAGCATCGGACGATCTTGCCTCCGGACAAAGTACGTTTATGGTGGAAATGAACGAATTGGCTAATATCCTCAATAACGCGACGCAAAACAGCCTGCTTATTCTGGACGAGATCGGCAGGGGTACCAGCACGACGGACGGGCTTTCCATTGCCTGGGCGAGCGTGGAGTATATCTTGCAGAAGCTGCATGCCAAAACTTTATTTGCCACGCATTATCATGAGCTGGTGGAGCTGGAAAATATGTTTGACGGTATCAGAAATTATTCCGTAGCGGTCAAAGAACTGGGCAGCGATATTATTTTTCTTCATAAGATTGTGAAAGGCGGTACTGACAGGAGCTTTGGCATCGAAGTCGCTAAGCTTGCAGGACTTCCGCAGCAAGTTATTCAGAGGGCCGGCGTTTTTTTGAGTCAGCTTCAGAATTATGAAATGTCTATCGCAGGGGAGGAACCCGAAGCGGCAGGCAAAGTCAGCGAAGACTCTCCCGCCGCGAGCTTGCCGGATAGCGTGCAAAAAATAAAAGAAATGAACGTCGATACCCTGACGCCTATCGAAGCGCTCAATTTGGTTTATAAAATAAGAAAAGAGCTTGACCATGAGTAA
- the hexB gene encoding DNA mismatch repair protein MutL, whose translation MSNRIHVLDKTVYARIAAGEVVVNPAAVVKELMENSIDAGASSVTVEITDGGKSLIRVTDNGSGIIREDVPLAIQKHATSKIENVHDLDRIGTLGFRGEALSSMAAVSRLTISTRAADQTEGTVLTVNGENAPEIREAGLPEGTTVRVENLFYNIPARQKFLKNTARETTNVTSVVSKLIFSKPHISVKYISNGKLIYHSPGNGELKDALMTVYGKEIAHKVRPVEYTAENACISGYISQPSFLYKSTHHICLFVNGRLVRSQSLQAAILRGYGERLLRGHYPFAVLHINIPFSKADVNVHPNKLQVMLYEEEQVMIAMEHAVKNALAETLPPAINLNVKASSDLKSAPSPANSSVNEETVTDYPAFRPAEKLYRQPVKDAAQRPDSMMPVKYDQAEDFDRLIEGVKSFHTQTQEQMEIEDVRKLCDYHIIGQAWNTFLIIESGQNLYLIDQHAAHERINFERMKQQAAQGSVASQALMMPYALTCSSEDYTLLTQNETLLKDLGFDFEEFGALSLKFNAFPAQINRSNADKLIEDILYELRNSRSDILLLRDQIIRASCRYSIKAGYQLSDEQIAELMKEITQLDAIPHCPHGRPIAVVLTKNDLQKGFKRIV comes from the coding sequence ATGAGTAACCGCATCCATGTCCTGGATAAAACCGTATACGCCAGAATTGCGGCGGGAGAGGTCGTCGTTAATCCCGCCGCCGTCGTCAAAGAGCTGATGGAAAATTCCATAGACGCAGGAGCTTCTTCTGTTACCGTGGAGATCACGGATGGGGGAAAATCACTGATCCGCGTTACGGACAACGGTTCGGGTATTATCAGAGAGGATGTGCCTCTGGCGATTCAGAAGCACGCGACCAGTAAAATAGAAAATGTACATGATTTGGACAGGATCGGAACGCTCGGTTTTCGTGGGGAAGCCCTTTCCAGTATGGCCGCCGTTTCGCGCCTTACCATCAGTACGCGCGCCGCGGACCAGACAGAAGGCACCGTGCTTACGGTAAACGGGGAAAATGCGCCGGAAATACGCGAGGCAGGCCTGCCGGAGGGTACGACTGTACGCGTTGAGAATCTTTTTTATAATATTCCCGCTCGCCAGAAATTTTTGAAAAACACGGCGCGGGAAACGACAAACGTTACTTCTGTCGTTTCCAAATTGATTTTTTCCAAACCGCATATTTCCGTTAAATATATCAGCAATGGAAAACTCATATACCACAGTCCCGGCAACGGCGAGTTAAAGGACGCGCTGATGACTGTGTATGGCAAGGAGATCGCCCATAAGGTGAGGCCTGTAGAATATACTGCCGAAAACGCCTGTATTTCCGGTTATATTTCGCAGCCCTCTTTCCTGTATAAAAGCACGCATCATATCTGCCTGTTTGTAAACGGGCGGCTAGTTCGTTCGCAAAGCCTGCAGGCTGCTATCCTGCGCGGTTATGGAGAGCGTTTGCTGCGCGGGCATTATCCCTTTGCCGTGTTGCATATCAATATTCCGTTCTCTAAAGCTGATGTCAACGTTCATCCCAATAAATTGCAGGTCATGCTGTATGAGGAAGAGCAGGTCATGATAGCGATGGAACATGCCGTGAAAAATGCGCTTGCAGAGACTTTGCCGCCGGCCATCAATCTGAATGTAAAAGCGTCGTCCGACCTCAAAAGCGCGCCGAGCCCAGCAAATAGTTCGGTTAACGAGGAGACCGTAACCGATTATCCGGCGTTCCGGCCGGCGGAAAAATTGTATCGCCAGCCTGTAAAGGACGCTGCGCAGCGTCCGGATAGTATGATGCCGGTAAAATATGACCAGGCGGAAGATTTTGACCGCTTGATCGAAGGTGTGAAATCGTTTCACACACAGACGCAGGAGCAAATGGAAATCGAAGATGTGCGCAAATTGTGCGATTACCACATTATCGGCCAGGCCTGGAATACATTTTTAATCATTGAAAGCGGGCAGAATCTTTACCTGATCGATCAGCATGCTGCGCACGAACGCATTAATTTCGAGCGTATGAAACAGCAGGCGGCGCAGGGAAGTGTCGCATCGCAGGCATTAATGATGCCGTATGCTCTCACGTGTTCTTCTGAAGATTATACATTGCTTACTCAAAACGAAACGCTGCTCAAAGACCTTGGATTTGATTTTGAAGAATTTGGCGCGCTGTCCCTAAAATTTAATGCTTTTCCCGCGCAAATAAACCGCAGCAACGCCGATAAATTAATCGAAGATATTCTTTACGAGTTGCGTAATTCGCGCAGCGATATTCTTTTACTGCGTGACCAAATCATACGCGCATCCTGCCGGTATAGTATCAAGGCGGGTTACCAGCTTTCGGATGAACAGATCGCAGAGCTCATGAAAGAGATCACGCAGCTTGACGCAATTCCGCATTGTCCGCATGGCCGGCCGATCGCGGTTGTGCTCACCAAAAACGATTTGCAAAAAGGGTTCAAGAGAATCGTATGA
- the miaA gene encoding tRNA dimethylallyltransferase encodes MKKKVYIILGPTASGKTAVAIELAKKLNGEIVSADSMQIYKGMDIGTAKPSIKERQGIPHHLFDIAEPDEAYSVAMFQQAAKACIEDIIIRGKVPIVAGGTGLYLNALTYDLDFTETSQDSAFREELMQKDALILHDMLSKQDAQAAMRIHPHDKKRIVRRLEILKNEGGAKDYVFRRPNEAYQFIMAGLTTDRAVLYERINRRVDGMVEQGLVEEVKALAQTYTNASTSMQAIGYKELLCYLQGNDTLDDAVEKIKRNSRRYAKRQWIWFKRDDRIVWYDTAAYENNAAAIAQAIIHQQ; translated from the coding sequence ATGAAAAAAAAGGTGTATATTATACTCGGGCCGACCGCATCCGGAAAAACGGCGGTGGCAATCGAGCTTGCAAAAAAACTGAACGGCGAAATCGTTTCGGCGGATTCGATGCAGATCTATAAAGGAATGGACATCGGCACGGCCAAACCTTCCATAAAAGAGCGGCAGGGGATACCTCACCATTTATTTGACATAGCAGAGCCGGATGAAGCCTATTCCGTCGCTATGTTTCAGCAAGCGGCCAAAGCCTGCATCGAAGATATTATCATCCGTGGAAAGGTGCCCATTGTCGCGGGCGGAACCGGATTATATCTAAACGCCCTGACATATGACCTGGATTTTACCGAAACCTCTCAAGATTCCGCCTTTCGCGAGGAATTGATGCAAAAAGATGCGCTTATACTGCATGACATGTTATCAAAGCAGGACGCGCAGGCAGCCATGCGTATCCATCCCCATGATAAAAAGCGGATCGTGCGCCGTCTGGAAATACTAAAAAACGAGGGCGGCGCAAAGGATTACGTATTTCGCAGACCAAACGAAGCTTATCAGTTTATTATGGCGGGACTGACAACAGACCGCGCGGTCTTATATGAACGTATCAACCGCCGCGTGGATGGGATGGTGGAGCAAGGTTTGGTTGAAGAGGTCAAGGCATTGGCGCAAACGTATACCAACGCTTCAACGTCTATGCAGGCCATCGGTTACAAAGAACTGCTTTGTTATTTGCAGGGGAACGACACGCTGGATGACGCGGTAGAAAAAATCAAGCGCAATTCGCGCCGCTATGCCAAACGGCAGTGGATATGGTTTAAGCGCGATGATCGTATCGTTTGGTACGATACGGCTGCATATGAAAACAACGCCGCCGCTATTGCGCAGGCGATTATACATCAGCAATGA
- a CDS encoding recombinase XerD, with amino-acid sequence MADSSNYHQDLNQKMTMKLRGIMRELPSFTTSFFIAMENNSTVLTRVNYAADLRIFFQFLVKELPRFANKTAAEITQEDLKSITVDDLYLFLDYLNLYTSSGDDEKFISNHERGKARKVACLRSFFKHYYKKGVLEQNVCQLLDTPKLHEKAIIRLEADEVADLLDAVESGAKLTEKQKQYHKKNSTRDLAILTLFLTTGIRVSELVSLNISDIDFKNACFTVTRKGGNQVMLYFDDETAQALSAYLNERKNQGNYELSSPLFLSMQGNRLSVRSVELMVKKYARIVSPLKKISPHKLRSTYGTMLYDETGDIYLVADVLGHKDVNTTRKHYAAMSENNRKRASKAVKLRK; translated from the coding sequence ATGGCGGATTCTTCGAATTATCACCAGGATTTGAATCAGAAAATGACGATGAAGCTGCGTGGGATCATGCGTGAGCTGCCTTCGTTTACGACGAGCTTTTTTATTGCGATGGAAAATAATTCAACGGTCTTAACGCGCGTGAATTACGCGGCGGACCTGCGGATCTTTTTTCAATTTCTTGTAAAGGAACTTCCGCGCTTTGCAAATAAGACGGCTGCAGAAATCACACAGGAGGATTTAAAATCCATCACGGTCGATGATTTATATCTCTTTCTCGATTATCTTAATTTGTATACCTCCTCTGGCGACGATGAAAAATTTATTTCGAATCATGAGCGCGGCAAAGCAAGAAAAGTTGCCTGCCTGCGTTCGTTTTTTAAACATTATTATAAAAAAGGCGTTTTAGAGCAAAACGTATGCCAGCTTCTGGATACGCCGAAATTACATGAAAAAGCAATCATACGTTTGGAAGCAGACGAAGTTGCTGATTTGTTGGACGCGGTAGAAAGCGGCGCAAAACTGACGGAAAAGCAAAAACAATATCATAAAAAAAACTCCACGCGCGATTTGGCCATCCTGACATTATTTTTAACGACAGGTATCCGCGTATCGGAACTGGTATCGCTTAATATATCGGATATTGATTTCAAAAACGCTTGCTTCACAGTGACGCGCAAGGGCGGAAACCAGGTGATGCTATATTTTGACGATGAAACCGCGCAGGCGTTAAGCGCCTATTTGAATGAACGGAAAAACCAGGGAAATTATGAACTCTCTTCCCCACTTTTCCTGTCCATGCAGGGAAACCGCTTATCGGTAAGAAGCGTGGAATTAATGGTTAAAAAGTACGCGCGCATCGTAAGTCCGTTGAAAAAAATATCCCCGCATAAGCTGCGCAGTACCTACGGCACTATGCTTTACGATGAAACCGGCGATATTTACCTTGTGGCGGACGTGCTTGGCCATAAAGATGTCAATACCACGCGCAAGCATTATGCCGCTATGTCCGAAAATAACCGGAAACGCGCCTCTAAAGCGGTTAAACTGCGCAAATAA
- the rnhA gene encoding ribonuclease H: MEMLKEVIIYCDGACSGNPGPGGWACVLDYKGNKKELSGFMPDTTNNRMELMAALQGLLALKEKCSVKVYTDSAYIHNAFDKGWIIAWQNNGWITASKKPVENQDLWKQLLNATKDHFVKWYKVKGHADDEMNNLCDKLARGQIKKNTKA, from the coding sequence GTGGAAATGCTGAAAGAAGTAATCATCTATTGCGACGGAGCCTGCTCTGGCAATCCGGGTCCGGGCGGCTGGGCTTGCGTTCTGGATTATAAGGGAAACAAAAAAGAGTTATCCGGTTTTATGCCGGATACGACCAATAACCGCATGGAGCTTATGGCGGCGCTTCAGGGACTTTTGGCGTTAAAGGAAAAATGCAGCGTTAAGGTCTATACGGACAGCGCCTATATTCATAATGCATTTGATAAGGGCTGGATCATCGCATGGCAAAACAACGGCTGGATTACGGCTTCTAAAAAACCGGTGGAAAACCAGGACCTGTGGAAGCAGCTTTTAAACGCCACTAAGGATCATTTCGTTAAATGGTACAAGGTCAAAGGACATGCGGATGATGAAATGAACAATTTGTGCGATAAGCTCGCACGCGGGCAAATCAAAAAGAATACGAAAGCATAA
- the proC gene encoding pyrroline-5-carboxylate reductase: MGQFRTGFIGCGNMATAIIKGMQQAGEADIFVYDKDRYKAQAFENVTLCDSIDELADVADILFLCVKPNIIPEILPEIKTSGKAFVSIAAGVTDEKLRSLLRVDARIMRIMPNTPLLCAKGAICIQSPNDFTPEEADYITGIFKSLGIVEFVDGSLMDAVTGVSGSGPAYVYMFIDALAKAGVKHGIPNDVSLRLAIQTFEGACAMLKQTGDTPSQLIHNVCSPGGTTIEAMKVFDLNDTRGIIEWAVDACVRKSEELSK; encoded by the coding sequence TTGGGACAGTTCAGGACGGGTTTTATCGGCTGCGGCAATATGGCGACTGCGATCATAAAGGGCATGCAGCAGGCGGGTGAAGCGGATATATTCGTATATGATAAGGATCGCTACAAGGCGCAGGCCTTTGAAAACGTTACGCTATGCGACAGTATTGACGAGCTTGCAGATGTGGCAGACATTCTTTTTCTCTGCGTCAAACCAAATATCATACCGGAAATTCTTCCGGAGATTAAGACAAGCGGCAAGGCTTTCGTATCCATCGCGGCAGGGGTGACGGACGAAAAATTACGTTCACTGCTCCGGGTAGACGCCCGCATTATGCGTATTATGCCCAATACGCCGCTTCTTTGCGCCAAGGGCGCGATTTGCATCCAGAGCCCAAATGACTTCACACCGGAAGAAGCAGATTATATCACCGGCATATTCAAATCGCTGGGAATCGTTGAATTTGTCGATGGGAGCCTGATGGACGCTGTCACAGGTGTTTCCGGAAGCGGACCGGCCTACGTTTATATGTTTATCGACGCACTGGCGAAAGCGGGAGTCAAGCATGGAATACCGAACGACGTTTCTCTGCGGCTTGCTATCCAAACCTTTGAAGGCGCCTGCGCGATGCTGAAGCAAACGGGGGATACGCCCTCGCAGCTTATCCATAACGTCTGTTCGCCGGGCGGTACGACGATTGAAGCGATGAAAGTATTCGATTTAAACGATACGCGCGGCATCATTGAATGGGCGGTCGACGCATGCGTTAGAAAATCAGAAGAACTCTCGAAATAA
- a CDS encoding dehydrogenase, protein MFRIVILGTGFIGSSHAKAIRNIDGVKLAAIVEMDEARGRKAAQEAGCTWYPSFEQMVANESPDLVIVALPTFLHEKYVIRAAQAKINVLCEKPVTLSLDSFDRMAQACRLNGVYFMVAQAVRWWPEFVQVKNMLHEDKIGRLRMIYETRLAQHPNWSSWHTDPKKSGGGLYDLHIHDIDYLYSLFGMPKSVYAVGFKSESGCWNHVASNLKWKNGLKAVCEASMDMKGGHPFTIELRVCGDKGTLDYRFVAGFNIKDGNQAANLMYYPEDGEPARMDVPQPDPFEEEVRAYVSAIRRKTEAPIPVCESRNVLEIVSGIEQSLETGKIITF, encoded by the coding sequence ATGTTTCGTATCGTGATTCTGGGGACAGGATTCATTGGCAGTTCACACGCGAAAGCTATTCGCAATATCGACGGTGTAAAGCTTGCGGCAATCGTGGAAATGGACGAGGCACGCGGAAGAAAAGCAGCGCAAGAAGCGGGTTGTACCTGGTATCCGTCTTTTGAGCAGATGGTGGCAAACGAGAGTCCTGATCTTGTAATCGTGGCGCTTCCAACTTTCCTGCATGAAAAATACGTGATCAGGGCGGCGCAGGCAAAAATAAATGTATTATGCGAAAAGCCTGTTACGCTTTCGCTTGATTCTTTTGACCGCATGGCGCAGGCATGCCGTTTAAACGGCGTTTATTTCATGGTGGCGCAGGCGGTACGCTGGTGGCCGGAATTTGTGCAGGTAAAAAACATGCTGCATGAGGACAAAATCGGCAGGTTGCGGATGATTTATGAAACGCGCCTGGCGCAACATCCAAACTGGTCTTCCTGGCATACCGATCCGAAAAAGAGCGGCGGGGGACTATATGACCTCCATATTCACGATATTGATTATTTATATAGTCTCTTCGGAATGCCAAAGAGCGTATATGCTGTTGGATTTAAGAGCGAAAGCGGCTGCTGGAACCATGTCGCTTCTAACCTAAAATGGAAAAACGGCCTTAAAGCGGTATGCGAAGCGTCTATGGATATGAAAGGCGGACATCCTTTCACGATAGAACTTCGCGTATGCGGAGACAAAGGCACACTTGATTACCGTTTTGTCGCAGGATTTAATATTAAGGACGGCAATCAGGCAGCAAACCTTATGTATTATCCCGAAGACGGTGAGCCGGCCAGGATGGATGTACCTCAGCCCGATCCCTTTGAAGAGGAGGTGCGGGCATATGTCAGTGCCATCCGGCGGAAAACGGAAGCTCCGATTCCGGTATGCGAATCCAGGAATGTACTAGAGATCGTTTCGGGTATCGAACAATCATTGGAAACAGGAAAAATTATCACATTTTAA
- the sgaU gene encoding hexulose-6-phosphate isomerase: MKRFRTGVMLDSFRLEIDHAIEAAAALHVQGVQAYAVDGEIKPENLTPERKRDILDRITSHGMVIAAICGDLGGHGFTKKEENPAKIEKSKRIIELAKELACNIVTTHIGVVPKDNASERYAVLLDACRELGAFAQSMDAAFAVETGPESPAVLRAFLEDVGSKGFCVNYDPANLVMVTGCDPVQGVYELQDYIVHTHAKDGVMLKKTDPQVIYDYFAQGGIDDMNLKEYFLETPLGEGAVDFDAYLHALRDVGYDGFLTIEREVGNDPAEDLAHAVRFLAERQV; the protein is encoded by the coding sequence ATGAAACGGTTTCGGACGGGTGTTATGCTGGATTCTTTCCGGCTGGAAATCGACCATGCCATTGAAGCTGCGGCAGCATTGCATGTTCAGGGCGTGCAGGCTTATGCGGTGGACGGGGAAATAAAGCCCGAGAACCTTACTCCTGAGCGAAAACGGGATATTCTTGACCGAATTACCTCACACGGTATGGTAATCGCTGCGATCTGCGGCGATCTCGGCGGCCACGGATTTACAAAAAAAGAAGAAAATCCGGCAAAGATTGAAAAGTCGAAACGAATCATAGAACTTGCAAAGGAACTGGCGTGTAATATAGTCACGACGCATATCGGCGTGGTTCCAAAGGATAACGCTTCTGAGCGCTACGCGGTGTTACTTGACGCCTGCCGGGAGCTGGGTGCATTTGCGCAAAGCATGGACGCCGCCTTTGCGGTGGAAACGGGACCGGAAAGTCCGGCCGTGCTGCGGGCCTTTCTGGAGGACGTCGGCAGCAAGGGATTTTGTGTAAACTATGATCCCGCAAACCTGGTGATGGTAACTGGCTGCGATCCTGTGCAAGGAGTCTATGAGCTTCAGGACTATATCGTACATACGCATGCTAAGGACGGTGTCATGCTTAAGAAAACCGATCCTCAGGTGATATATGATTATTTTGCGCAGGGCGGTATTGACGATATGAATTTAAAGGAATACTTCCTGGAGACCCCGCTTGGAGAGGGAGCCGTTGATTTCGACGCTTACCTGCATGCGCTCAGGGACGTCGGATATGACGGTTTTTTGACCATCGAGCGGGAAGTGGGGAATGACCCTGCGGAGGATCTCGCTCATGCAGTCCGGTTTTTGGCGGAAAGGCAGGTATAA